A region from the Mustela erminea isolate mMusErm1 chromosome 10, mMusErm1.Pri, whole genome shotgun sequence genome encodes:
- the PLEKHM2 gene encoding pleckstrin homology domain-containing family M member 2 isoform X1, whose translation MEPREVKDRILENISLSVKKLQSYFAACEEETPAIRNHDKVLQRLCEHLDHALLYGLQDLSSGYWVLVVHFTRREAVRQIEVLQHVATNLGRSRAWLYLALNENSLESYLRLFQENLGLLHKYYVKNALVCSHDHLTLFLTLVSGLEFIRFDLDLDAPYLDLAPYMPDYYKPQYLLDFEDRLPSSVQGSDSLSLNSFNSVTSTNLEWDDSAIAPSSEDYDFGDVFPAVPSVPSTDWEDGDLTDTVSGPRSTTSDPTSSKASTKSPTQRHNPFSEDPAETVSSSDTTPVHTTSQEKGESHTLDLPDTCTELEVIRVTKKKKTGKKKKTRSDEEASPLHPASTQDTGARRGDGDSLVSSPGLGQASPDGTIMSPQEEGEGPGSTAESSELSEPGQMGLLIPEMKDTSMERLGQPLSKVIDQLNGQLDPSTWRSHVQSPDQSFRTGSPGEAPEKPPFCDFSEGLPAPMDFYRFTVESPSTLTAGGGNHDSAGPGQPLHVPGSPATAGQEEGGGGREGQTPGPLEDAPPREAPEPGTQEPDAKLPLVGEGPEPELEPGTHETLCQLKRDQPSPCLSSAEDSGVDEGQGSPSDMSHSAEFRVDNNHLLLLMIHVFRENEEQLFKMIRMSTGHMEGNLQLLYVLLTDCYVYLLRKGAAEKPYLVEEAVSYNELDYVSVGLDQQTVKLVCTNRRKQFLLDTADVALAEFFLASLKSAMIKGCREPPYPSVLTDATMEKLALAKFVAQESKCEATAVTVRFYGLVHWEDPMDESLGPIPCHCSPPEGVITKEGMLHYKAGTSYLGKEHWKTCFVVLSNGILYQYPDRTDVTPLLSVNMGGEQCGGCRRANTTDRPHAFQVILADRPCLELSADSEADMADWMQHLCQAVSKGVIPQGVTPSPCIPCCLVIAADRLFTCHEDCQTSFFRSLGTAKLADVSAVATEPGKEYCVLEFSQDSQQALPPWVIYLSCTSELDRFLSALSSGWKTIYQVDLPHKAIQEASNKKFEDALSLIHSAWQRSDSLCRGRASRDPWC comes from the exons ttGCAGAGCTACTTTGCGGCCTGTGAGGAGGAGACCCCCGCCATCCGGAACCACGACAAGGTCCTGCAGCGTCTGTGCGAGCACTTGGACCATGCCCTGCTGTACGG ACTGCAAGATCTCTCGTCAGGCTACTGGGTGCTCGTGGTGCACTTCACCCGGAGAGAGGCCGTCCGACAGATCGAGGTGCTGCAGCACGTGGCCACCAACCTGGGCCGCA GCAGGGCCTGGCTGTACCTGGCGCTCAACGAGAACTCCCTGGAGAGCTACCTGCGGCTGTTCCAGGAGAACCTAGGCCTCCTGCATAAGTACTATGTCAA GAATGCCCTGGTCTGCAGTCACGATCACCTGACTCTCTTCCTGACCTTGGTGTCTGGGCTGGAGTTCATTCGATTCGACCTGGATCTG GACGCCCCGTACCTAGACTTGGCCCCCTACATGCCCGACTACTACAAACCGCAGTACCTGCTAGACTTCGAAGACCGCCTCCCCAGCTCCGTGCAAGGCTCGGACAGCCTGTCCCTCAACTCCTTCAACTCCGTCACCTCCACCAACCTGGAGTGGGATGACAGCGCCATTGCCCCATCCAGTGAGG ATTATGATTTTGGAGATGTGTTTCCAGCAGTGCCGTCTGTACCCAGCACAGACTGGGAAG aTGGAGACCTCACAGACACCGTCAGCGGCCCCCGCTCCACTACTTCGGACCCGACCAGCAGCAAAGCTTCCACCAAGAGCCCCACCCAGCGCCACAACCCCTTCAGCGAGGACCCGGCAGAGACCGTGTCCTCCTCCGACACCACCCCAGTGCACACCACTTCTCAGGAGAAGGGCGAATCCCACACTCTCGACCTGCCAGACACCTGCACAGAGCTCGAAGTCATTAG GGTcaccaagaagaagaaaaccggcaagaagaagaagacgagGTCGGATGAGGAAGCCAGTCCACTTCACCCCGCCTCCACCCAGGACACCGGTGCCCGGCGGGGAGACGGCGACAGCCTGGTCAGCAGTCCAGGCCTGGGGCAGGCCTCCCCCGATGGGACCATTATGTCcccccaggaggagggagaggggcccgGCAGCACGGCGGAGAGCAGCGAGCTCTCGGAGCCCGGCCAGATGGGCCTGCTTATCCCCGAGATGAAGGACACCTCCATGGAGCGCTTGGGGCAGCCCCTGAGCAAGGTGATCGACCAGCTCAACGGGCAGCTGGACCCCAGCACCTGGCGCTCCCACGTCCAGTCCCCAGACCAGTCCTTTCGGACCGGCTCCCCCGGGGAAGCCCCGGAGAAGCCGCCATTTTGCGACTTTAGTGAGGGGCTTCCAGCCCCAATGGACTTCTACCGCTTTACCGTCGAGAGTCCAAGCACTCTTACGGCAGGTGGCGGCAACCATGACTCTGCAGGGCCGGGCCAACCGCTGCATGTTCCTGGTAGCCCTGCGACTGCTGGccaagaagagggaggaggaggaagagaggggcagaCGCCTGGGCCCCTAGAGGACGCCCCCCCCAGGGAGGCCCCAGAGCCGGGGACCCAGGAGCCGGACGCCAAGCTGCCCCTGGTCGGGGAGGGGCCTGAGCCGGAGCTGGAGCCTGGGACCCACGAGACTCTGTGCCAGCTCAAGCGAGACCAGCCCAGCCCGTGTCTGAGCAGCGCGGAGGACTCCGGGGTGGATGAGGGGCAGGGGAGCCCCTCCGACATGAGCCACTCGGCAGAGTTCAG AGTGGACAACAATCACTTGCTTCTGCTGATGATCCACGTGTTTCGAGAAAACGAGGAGCAGCTCTTCAAG ATGATCCGGATGAGCACGGGGCACATGGAGGGCAACCTGCAGCTGCTCTACGTGCTGCTCACGGACTGCTACGTCTACCTGCTGCGGAAAG GGGCCGCGGAAAAGCCATACCTGGTGGAAGAGGCCGTTTCGTACAACGAACTTGACTATGTGTCG GTGGGCCTGGACCAGCAGACCGTGAAGCTCGTGTGCACCAACCGCAGGAAGCAGTTCCTGCTGGACACGGCCGACGTGGCCCTGGCCGA GTTCTTCTTGGCGTCTTTAAAGTCTGCCATGATCAAAGGCTGCCGGGAACCACCTTACCCCAGTGTCCTGACTGATGCCACCATGGAGAAGCTGGCACTGGCCAAATTTGTGGCCCAGGAGTCTAAGTGTGAG gcCACTGCCGTCACTGTGCGCTTCTATGGGCTTGTCCACTGGGAGGACCCCATGGACGAGTCCCTGGGTCCCATCCCCTGCCACTGCTCACCCCCCGAGGGCGTCATCACCAAAGAAGGCATGCTGCATTACAAGGCGGGCACCTCCTACTTGGGCAAAGAGCACTGGAAGACATGCTTCGTGGTACTCAG CAATGGAATCCTCTACCAGTACCCCGACCGCACTGATGTCACCCCCCTGCTCTCGGTGAACATGGG GGGGGAGCAGTGCGGTGGCTGTCGGAGAGCCAACACCACGGATCGGCCCCACGCCTTCCAGGTCATCCTCGCCGACCGGCCGTGCCTGGAGCTGAGCGCTGACAGCGAGGCCGACATGGCCGACTGGATGCAGCATCTCTGCCAGGCCGTGTCCAAAGGG GTCATCCCCCAGGGGGTGACTCCCAGCCCCTGCATCCCCTGCTGCCTAGTGATCGCCGCCGACCGCCTCTTCACGTGCCACGAGGACTGCCAGACCAGCTTCTTCCGCTCCCTGGGCACAGCCAAGCTGGCCGACGTCAGTGCTGTTGCTACGGAACCGGGCAAGGAGTACTGTGTCTTG GAGTTTTCCCAGGACAGCCAGCAGGCCCTCCCACCCTGGGTCATCTACTTGAGCTGCACATCTGAACTGGACCGATTCCTGTCTGCACTGAGCTCTGGGTGGAAAACCATCTACCAG GTGGACCTCCCCCACAAGGCCATCCAGGAAGCCTCCAACAAGAAGTTCGAGGACGCCCTGAGCCTCATCCACAGCGCCTGGCAGCGGAGCGACAGCCTGTGCCGGGGCAGAGCCTCCCGGGACCCCTGGTGCTGA
- the PLEKHM2 gene encoding pleckstrin homology domain-containing family M member 2 isoform X3, whose protein sequence is MLKDTVLIKKKKEKKDGVLYQWTVARSFPGPMRKWPARWALPEEAKDGDLTDTVSGPRSTTSDPTSSKASTKSPTQRHNPFSEDPAETVSSSDTTPVHTTSQEKGESHTLDLPDTCTELEVIRVTKKKKTGKKKKTRSDEEASPLHPASTQDTGARRGDGDSLVSSPGLGQASPDGTIMSPQEEGEGPGSTAESSELSEPGQMGLLIPEMKDTSMERLGQPLSKVIDQLNGQLDPSTWRSHVQSPDQSFRTGSPGEAPEKPPFCDFSEGLPAPMDFYRFTVESPSTLTAGGGNHDSAGPGQPLHVPGSPATAGQEEGGGGREGQTPGPLEDAPPREAPEPGTQEPDAKLPLVGEGPEPELEPGTHETLCQLKRDQPSPCLSSAEDSGVDEGQGSPSDMSHSAEFRVDNNHLLLLMIHVFRENEEQLFKMIRMSTGHMEGNLQLLYVLLTDCYVYLLRKGAAEKPYLVEEAVSYNELDYVSVGLDQQTVKLVCTNRRKQFLLDTADVALAEFFLASLKSAMIKGCREPPYPSVLTDATMEKLALAKFVAQESKCEATAVTVRFYGLVHWEDPMDESLGPIPCHCSPPEGVITKEGMLHYKAGTSYLGKEHWKTCFVVLSNGILYQYPDRTDVTPLLSVNMGGEQCGGCRRANTTDRPHAFQVILADRPCLELSADSEADMADWMQHLCQAVSKGVIPQGVTPSPCIPCCLVIAADRLFTCHEDCQTSFFRSLGTAKLADVSAVATEPGKEYCVLEFSQDSQQALPPWVIYLSCTSELDRFLSALSSGWKTIYQVDLPHKAIQEASNKKFEDALSLIHSAWQRSDSLCRGRASRDPWC, encoded by the exons atgttaaaagACACtgtacttataaaaaaaaaaaaagaaaaaaaggatggtgTGCTGTATCAGTGGACAGTTGCCCGCTCGTTTCCAGGACCCATGAGGAAGTGGCCAGCACGTTGGGCCCTTCCAGAGGAGGCCAAGG aTGGAGACCTCACAGACACCGTCAGCGGCCCCCGCTCCACTACTTCGGACCCGACCAGCAGCAAAGCTTCCACCAAGAGCCCCACCCAGCGCCACAACCCCTTCAGCGAGGACCCGGCAGAGACCGTGTCCTCCTCCGACACCACCCCAGTGCACACCACTTCTCAGGAGAAGGGCGAATCCCACACTCTCGACCTGCCAGACACCTGCACAGAGCTCGAAGTCATTAG GGTcaccaagaagaagaaaaccggcaagaagaagaagacgagGTCGGATGAGGAAGCCAGTCCACTTCACCCCGCCTCCACCCAGGACACCGGTGCCCGGCGGGGAGACGGCGACAGCCTGGTCAGCAGTCCAGGCCTGGGGCAGGCCTCCCCCGATGGGACCATTATGTCcccccaggaggagggagaggggcccgGCAGCACGGCGGAGAGCAGCGAGCTCTCGGAGCCCGGCCAGATGGGCCTGCTTATCCCCGAGATGAAGGACACCTCCATGGAGCGCTTGGGGCAGCCCCTGAGCAAGGTGATCGACCAGCTCAACGGGCAGCTGGACCCCAGCACCTGGCGCTCCCACGTCCAGTCCCCAGACCAGTCCTTTCGGACCGGCTCCCCCGGGGAAGCCCCGGAGAAGCCGCCATTTTGCGACTTTAGTGAGGGGCTTCCAGCCCCAATGGACTTCTACCGCTTTACCGTCGAGAGTCCAAGCACTCTTACGGCAGGTGGCGGCAACCATGACTCTGCAGGGCCGGGCCAACCGCTGCATGTTCCTGGTAGCCCTGCGACTGCTGGccaagaagagggaggaggaggaagagaggggcagaCGCCTGGGCCCCTAGAGGACGCCCCCCCCAGGGAGGCCCCAGAGCCGGGGACCCAGGAGCCGGACGCCAAGCTGCCCCTGGTCGGGGAGGGGCCTGAGCCGGAGCTGGAGCCTGGGACCCACGAGACTCTGTGCCAGCTCAAGCGAGACCAGCCCAGCCCGTGTCTGAGCAGCGCGGAGGACTCCGGGGTGGATGAGGGGCAGGGGAGCCCCTCCGACATGAGCCACTCGGCAGAGTTCAG AGTGGACAACAATCACTTGCTTCTGCTGATGATCCACGTGTTTCGAGAAAACGAGGAGCAGCTCTTCAAG ATGATCCGGATGAGCACGGGGCACATGGAGGGCAACCTGCAGCTGCTCTACGTGCTGCTCACGGACTGCTACGTCTACCTGCTGCGGAAAG GGGCCGCGGAAAAGCCATACCTGGTGGAAGAGGCCGTTTCGTACAACGAACTTGACTATGTGTCG GTGGGCCTGGACCAGCAGACCGTGAAGCTCGTGTGCACCAACCGCAGGAAGCAGTTCCTGCTGGACACGGCCGACGTGGCCCTGGCCGA GTTCTTCTTGGCGTCTTTAAAGTCTGCCATGATCAAAGGCTGCCGGGAACCACCTTACCCCAGTGTCCTGACTGATGCCACCATGGAGAAGCTGGCACTGGCCAAATTTGTGGCCCAGGAGTCTAAGTGTGAG gcCACTGCCGTCACTGTGCGCTTCTATGGGCTTGTCCACTGGGAGGACCCCATGGACGAGTCCCTGGGTCCCATCCCCTGCCACTGCTCACCCCCCGAGGGCGTCATCACCAAAGAAGGCATGCTGCATTACAAGGCGGGCACCTCCTACTTGGGCAAAGAGCACTGGAAGACATGCTTCGTGGTACTCAG CAATGGAATCCTCTACCAGTACCCCGACCGCACTGATGTCACCCCCCTGCTCTCGGTGAACATGGG GGGGGAGCAGTGCGGTGGCTGTCGGAGAGCCAACACCACGGATCGGCCCCACGCCTTCCAGGTCATCCTCGCCGACCGGCCGTGCCTGGAGCTGAGCGCTGACAGCGAGGCCGACATGGCCGACTGGATGCAGCATCTCTGCCAGGCCGTGTCCAAAGGG GTCATCCCCCAGGGGGTGACTCCCAGCCCCTGCATCCCCTGCTGCCTAGTGATCGCCGCCGACCGCCTCTTCACGTGCCACGAGGACTGCCAGACCAGCTTCTTCCGCTCCCTGGGCACAGCCAAGCTGGCCGACGTCAGTGCTGTTGCTACGGAACCGGGCAAGGAGTACTGTGTCTTG GAGTTTTCCCAGGACAGCCAGCAGGCCCTCCCACCCTGGGTCATCTACTTGAGCTGCACATCTGAACTGGACCGATTCCTGTCTGCACTGAGCTCTGGGTGGAAAACCATCTACCAG GTGGACCTCCCCCACAAGGCCATCCAGGAAGCCTCCAACAAGAAGTTCGAGGACGCCCTGAGCCTCATCCACAGCGCCTGGCAGCGGAGCGACAGCCTGTGCCGGGGCAGAGCCTCCCGGGACCCCTGGTGCTGA
- the PLEKHM2 gene encoding pleckstrin homology domain-containing family M member 2 isoform X2 has protein sequence MEPREVKDRILENISLSVKKLQSYFAACEEETPAIRNHDKVLQRLCEHLDHALLYGLQDLSSGYWVLVVHFTRREAVRQIEVLQHVATNLGRSRAWLYLALNENSLESYLRLFQENLGLLHKYYVKNALVCSHDHLTLFLTLVSGLEFIRFDLDLDAPYLDLAPYMPDYYKPQYLLDFEDRLPSSVQGSDSLSLNSFNSVTSTNLEWDDSAIAPSSEDGDLTDTVSGPRSTTSDPTSSKASTKSPTQRHNPFSEDPAETVSSSDTTPVHTTSQEKGESHTLDLPDTCTELEVIRVTKKKKTGKKKKTRSDEEASPLHPASTQDTGARRGDGDSLVSSPGLGQASPDGTIMSPQEEGEGPGSTAESSELSEPGQMGLLIPEMKDTSMERLGQPLSKVIDQLNGQLDPSTWRSHVQSPDQSFRTGSPGEAPEKPPFCDFSEGLPAPMDFYRFTVESPSTLTAGGGNHDSAGPGQPLHVPGSPATAGQEEGGGGREGQTPGPLEDAPPREAPEPGTQEPDAKLPLVGEGPEPELEPGTHETLCQLKRDQPSPCLSSAEDSGVDEGQGSPSDMSHSAEFRVDNNHLLLLMIHVFRENEEQLFKMIRMSTGHMEGNLQLLYVLLTDCYVYLLRKGAAEKPYLVEEAVSYNELDYVSVGLDQQTVKLVCTNRRKQFLLDTADVALAEFFLASLKSAMIKGCREPPYPSVLTDATMEKLALAKFVAQESKCEATAVTVRFYGLVHWEDPMDESLGPIPCHCSPPEGVITKEGMLHYKAGTSYLGKEHWKTCFVVLSNGILYQYPDRTDVTPLLSVNMGGEQCGGCRRANTTDRPHAFQVILADRPCLELSADSEADMADWMQHLCQAVSKGVIPQGVTPSPCIPCCLVIAADRLFTCHEDCQTSFFRSLGTAKLADVSAVATEPGKEYCVLEFSQDSQQALPPWVIYLSCTSELDRFLSALSSGWKTIYQVDLPHKAIQEASNKKFEDALSLIHSAWQRSDSLCRGRASRDPWC, from the exons ttGCAGAGCTACTTTGCGGCCTGTGAGGAGGAGACCCCCGCCATCCGGAACCACGACAAGGTCCTGCAGCGTCTGTGCGAGCACTTGGACCATGCCCTGCTGTACGG ACTGCAAGATCTCTCGTCAGGCTACTGGGTGCTCGTGGTGCACTTCACCCGGAGAGAGGCCGTCCGACAGATCGAGGTGCTGCAGCACGTGGCCACCAACCTGGGCCGCA GCAGGGCCTGGCTGTACCTGGCGCTCAACGAGAACTCCCTGGAGAGCTACCTGCGGCTGTTCCAGGAGAACCTAGGCCTCCTGCATAAGTACTATGTCAA GAATGCCCTGGTCTGCAGTCACGATCACCTGACTCTCTTCCTGACCTTGGTGTCTGGGCTGGAGTTCATTCGATTCGACCTGGATCTG GACGCCCCGTACCTAGACTTGGCCCCCTACATGCCCGACTACTACAAACCGCAGTACCTGCTAGACTTCGAAGACCGCCTCCCCAGCTCCGTGCAAGGCTCGGACAGCCTGTCCCTCAACTCCTTCAACTCCGTCACCTCCACCAACCTGGAGTGGGATGACAGCGCCATTGCCCCATCCAGTGAGG aTGGAGACCTCACAGACACCGTCAGCGGCCCCCGCTCCACTACTTCGGACCCGACCAGCAGCAAAGCTTCCACCAAGAGCCCCACCCAGCGCCACAACCCCTTCAGCGAGGACCCGGCAGAGACCGTGTCCTCCTCCGACACCACCCCAGTGCACACCACTTCTCAGGAGAAGGGCGAATCCCACACTCTCGACCTGCCAGACACCTGCACAGAGCTCGAAGTCATTAG GGTcaccaagaagaagaaaaccggcaagaagaagaagacgagGTCGGATGAGGAAGCCAGTCCACTTCACCCCGCCTCCACCCAGGACACCGGTGCCCGGCGGGGAGACGGCGACAGCCTGGTCAGCAGTCCAGGCCTGGGGCAGGCCTCCCCCGATGGGACCATTATGTCcccccaggaggagggagaggggcccgGCAGCACGGCGGAGAGCAGCGAGCTCTCGGAGCCCGGCCAGATGGGCCTGCTTATCCCCGAGATGAAGGACACCTCCATGGAGCGCTTGGGGCAGCCCCTGAGCAAGGTGATCGACCAGCTCAACGGGCAGCTGGACCCCAGCACCTGGCGCTCCCACGTCCAGTCCCCAGACCAGTCCTTTCGGACCGGCTCCCCCGGGGAAGCCCCGGAGAAGCCGCCATTTTGCGACTTTAGTGAGGGGCTTCCAGCCCCAATGGACTTCTACCGCTTTACCGTCGAGAGTCCAAGCACTCTTACGGCAGGTGGCGGCAACCATGACTCTGCAGGGCCGGGCCAACCGCTGCATGTTCCTGGTAGCCCTGCGACTGCTGGccaagaagagggaggaggaggaagagaggggcagaCGCCTGGGCCCCTAGAGGACGCCCCCCCCAGGGAGGCCCCAGAGCCGGGGACCCAGGAGCCGGACGCCAAGCTGCCCCTGGTCGGGGAGGGGCCTGAGCCGGAGCTGGAGCCTGGGACCCACGAGACTCTGTGCCAGCTCAAGCGAGACCAGCCCAGCCCGTGTCTGAGCAGCGCGGAGGACTCCGGGGTGGATGAGGGGCAGGGGAGCCCCTCCGACATGAGCCACTCGGCAGAGTTCAG AGTGGACAACAATCACTTGCTTCTGCTGATGATCCACGTGTTTCGAGAAAACGAGGAGCAGCTCTTCAAG ATGATCCGGATGAGCACGGGGCACATGGAGGGCAACCTGCAGCTGCTCTACGTGCTGCTCACGGACTGCTACGTCTACCTGCTGCGGAAAG GGGCCGCGGAAAAGCCATACCTGGTGGAAGAGGCCGTTTCGTACAACGAACTTGACTATGTGTCG GTGGGCCTGGACCAGCAGACCGTGAAGCTCGTGTGCACCAACCGCAGGAAGCAGTTCCTGCTGGACACGGCCGACGTGGCCCTGGCCGA GTTCTTCTTGGCGTCTTTAAAGTCTGCCATGATCAAAGGCTGCCGGGAACCACCTTACCCCAGTGTCCTGACTGATGCCACCATGGAGAAGCTGGCACTGGCCAAATTTGTGGCCCAGGAGTCTAAGTGTGAG gcCACTGCCGTCACTGTGCGCTTCTATGGGCTTGTCCACTGGGAGGACCCCATGGACGAGTCCCTGGGTCCCATCCCCTGCCACTGCTCACCCCCCGAGGGCGTCATCACCAAAGAAGGCATGCTGCATTACAAGGCGGGCACCTCCTACTTGGGCAAAGAGCACTGGAAGACATGCTTCGTGGTACTCAG CAATGGAATCCTCTACCAGTACCCCGACCGCACTGATGTCACCCCCCTGCTCTCGGTGAACATGGG GGGGGAGCAGTGCGGTGGCTGTCGGAGAGCCAACACCACGGATCGGCCCCACGCCTTCCAGGTCATCCTCGCCGACCGGCCGTGCCTGGAGCTGAGCGCTGACAGCGAGGCCGACATGGCCGACTGGATGCAGCATCTCTGCCAGGCCGTGTCCAAAGGG GTCATCCCCCAGGGGGTGACTCCCAGCCCCTGCATCCCCTGCTGCCTAGTGATCGCCGCCGACCGCCTCTTCACGTGCCACGAGGACTGCCAGACCAGCTTCTTCCGCTCCCTGGGCACAGCCAAGCTGGCCGACGTCAGTGCTGTTGCTACGGAACCGGGCAAGGAGTACTGTGTCTTG GAGTTTTCCCAGGACAGCCAGCAGGCCCTCCCACCCTGGGTCATCTACTTGAGCTGCACATCTGAACTGGACCGATTCCTGTCTGCACTGAGCTCTGGGTGGAAAACCATCTACCAG GTGGACCTCCCCCACAAGGCCATCCAGGAAGCCTCCAACAAGAAGTTCGAGGACGCCCTGAGCCTCATCCACAGCGCCTGGCAGCGGAGCGACAGCCTGTGCCGGGGCAGAGCCTCCCGGGACCCCTGGTGCTGA